One window of Desulfobacca acetoxidans DSM 11109 genomic DNA carries:
- a CDS encoding type II secretion system F family protein, whose product MDLILFGIMVAGLFFFLIAYLIQKTTPSQGRRLFSSNSAAIEVNKRRHNIISEQFSKRLNSIMGFAKDPVKAKELKKKLMLAGCYGSRAFSRFLFFKLTSPLAAIIIGIPLSLNLNVGLIMKPVFLYLLLAFGFYLPNLVLNHKISARQKKISEGLPDALDLLVVCVEAGLGLNAAMKRVADDLKMNNPVLSLEFNMLNLEILAGLDREQALRNLAERTGVEELSTLCAILIQADRFGTSIAQALRVQSDTMRTNRRQRLEELAARTPVKLVFPLILFIFPALVVVILGPAVIQVAESMAKK is encoded by the coding sequence ATGGATTTAATACTTTTTGGTATCATGGTTGCAGGTTTATTTTTCTTTCTCATTGCCTACCTTATCCAGAAGACTACGCCTTCCCAGGGGCGCCGTTTATTTTCTAGTAACAGTGCGGCAATTGAAGTCAATAAACGACGTCATAATATTATCTCGGAGCAATTTTCAAAAAGATTAAATTCCATAATGGGGTTTGCCAAGGATCCCGTCAAGGCCAAGGAACTCAAGAAAAAGCTTATGTTAGCCGGTTGCTATGGCAGTCGTGCCTTCTCCCGCTTTTTATTTTTTAAACTTACATCGCCTCTAGCGGCGATAATAATTGGAATTCCTCTATCATTGAACCTCAATGTTGGTTTGATAATGAAGCCGGTTTTTCTTTATCTGCTCCTTGCATTTGGTTTCTATCTGCCCAATCTCGTTTTGAATCACAAGATTTCGGCCAGGCAGAAGAAAATCTCGGAAGGATTACCCGACGCCTTGGATTTATTGGTAGTTTGTGTAGAGGCCGGATTAGGGCTAAATGCAGCTATGAAAAGGGTTGCGGATGATCTTAAGATGAACAATCCTGTCTTAAGTCTTGAATTCAATATGCTTAATTTAGAAATCCTGGCGGGATTAGATCGTGAGCAGGCCTTGCGCAATCTGGCAGAGCGCACCGGTGTTGAGGAGTTATCAACCCTGTGCGCCATTCTCATTCAAGCCGATCGATTCGGTACCAGCATTGCCCAGGCGTTGCGGGTACAATCCGACACTATGCGTACGAATCGCCGACAACGCTTGGAAGAACTGGCAGCAAGGACACCGGTGAAATTGGTTTTTCCTTTGATACTTTTTATATTCCCAGCTCTCGTTGTCGTTATCTTAGGTCCGGCAGTTATTCAGGTAGCCGAGTCGATGGCTAAAAAATAG
- a CDS encoding CpaF family protein: protein MSLIARLQKQPTRKASVGNGFRTEEQKKEDFYNELKSRVHYRLLDLLDLSRLAGADDAQLFQDIRRGIEIILGEDNIALSLTEKERLTKDIRDELLGYGPLEQLLGDATVSDVLVNGYDSVYVERRGKLEKTPVRFKDNAHLLKIIEKIASGVGRRVDESCPMVDARLPDGSRVNAIIAPLALDGPALSIRKFSKDPYKVHDLIEFGTITEGIAKVLEAMVKARLNILISGGTGSGKTTFLNVLSAFIPNDERIITIEDAAELQLQQDHVVRLETRPPNMEGMGEVTQRDLVRNALRMRPERIILGEVRQAEALDMLQAMNTGHDGSLATIHANTPRDALVRLETMVAMAGLNIPDKALRHQIASAIHVVIQVARLKDGSRKMLYLNEIVGMEGEVIVMQEIFRYEMLGLTEEGKVRGRFRATGIRPKFMTQLEALGVDLPSNVFREKN, encoded by the coding sequence ATGAGCCTGATAGCCCGACTGCAGAAACAGCCGACGCGAAAAGCATCCGTTGGGAACGGTTTCAGGACCGAAGAGCAGAAGAAGGAAGACTTCTACAATGAACTAAAATCCCGGGTACACTACCGGTTGTTGGATCTTTTAGATCTTTCCCGCCTGGCCGGGGCTGACGATGCCCAATTATTTCAGGATATTAGACGAGGCATCGAGATCATCCTGGGTGAGGACAACATTGCCCTCAGCCTGACGGAAAAAGAACGCTTGACCAAGGACATCCGGGATGAGCTGCTAGGCTATGGCCCCCTGGAACAGCTTTTGGGCGATGCCACGGTCTCCGACGTCCTGGTGAACGGCTATGACAGCGTCTATGTGGAGCGCCGGGGCAAATTGGAAAAAACCCCGGTGCGGTTTAAGGATAATGCTCACCTCTTGAAGATTATCGAGAAAATTGCCTCGGGGGTGGGCCGCCGGGTGGATGAATCCTGCCCCATGGTGGACGCCCGCCTGCCGGACGGCTCTCGGGTCAACGCCATCATTGCGCCGCTGGCCCTGGATGGCCCAGCCCTGTCGATCCGGAAATTTTCTAAGGACCCCTATAAGGTGCACGACCTGATAGAGTTCGGCACCATCACCGAGGGTATTGCCAAGGTCCTGGAGGCCATGGTCAAGGCCAGGTTGAATATTCTGATCTCCGGCGGCACCGGCAGCGGCAAGACAACGTTTCTAAATGTGCTTTCAGCCTTCATTCCGAACGACGAGCGGATCATTACCATCGAAGACGCCGCCGAATTGCAGTTGCAGCAGGACCACGTGGTCAGATTGGAGACCAGGCCCCCCAATATGGAGGGTATGGGAGAGGTAACGCAGCGGGATCTGGTGCGCAACGCCCTGCGGATGCGGCCGGAGCGCATTATCTTGGGCGAGGTGCGGCAGGCCGAGGCCCTGGACATGCTGCAGGCCATGAACACCGGCCACGACGGTTCGCTGGCTACGATCCATGCCAACACCCCCCGTGATGCCTTAGTGCGCCTGGAAACCATGGTAGCCATGGCCGGCCTCAATATTCCCGACAAGGCCCTGCGACATCAGATCGCTTCGGCTATCCACGTCGTAATCCAGGTAGCCCGGTTGAAAGACGGCAGCCGCAAGATGTTGTATCTGAATGAAATTGTCGGGATGGAAGGGGAAGTGATTGTCATGCAGGAAATTTTCCGTTATGAGATGTTGGGGTTAACGGAAGAGGGGAAGGTGAGGGGACGCTTCCGGGCCACCGGCATCCGGCCGAAATTTATGACGCAGTTGGAGGCGCTGGGGGTCGATCTGCCCAGCAACGTTTTTCGGGAAAAGAATTAA
- a CDS encoding lytic transglycosylase domain-containing protein — protein MKRISIVSLVGLFLLLSSWVDVHPQSALIRLSPDGSLLIAEKAGVNGPRILQPDNDLELLSRSLPVRIIRGSSPSWAGEPIITRGGRGRVRSWSSSSPGDFQVAAMIRKYAQEHGVDPGLVRLVVQKESGFNTQAVSPKGAMGLMQLMPGTASLLGVQDPFDPEQNIAGGVRYLKLCLQRFNNNLCLALAAYNAGPENVARYQGLPPFAETQNYVASIMREYTGKDVPVPATFGAPPPPSAPSPPPAAELKIRPAGLQPLYVGGQGRLSIIQARKAKIITVIPQ, from the coding sequence ATGAAGAGAATTTCAATCGTCAGTCTCGTTGGCCTATTTCTATTATTATCTAGCTGGGTAGACGTCCATCCGCAGAGTGCCCTGATCCGCCTGAGTCCGGATGGTTCTCTGCTCATCGCTGAGAAGGCCGGGGTAAACGGCCCGCGCATCCTTCAGCCGGATAATGATCTCGAACTGTTGAGCCGCAGCCTGCCGGTCAGGATAATCCGCGGTTCGTCCCCAAGTTGGGCGGGAGAGCCGATCATTACCAGAGGCGGGAGGGGCAGGGTTCGAAGCTGGTCCTCATCCTCTCCGGGTGATTTCCAGGTTGCGGCTATGATCCGGAAATACGCCCAGGAACACGGGGTCGATCCCGGTCTGGTGCGTCTGGTGGTCCAGAAAGAATCAGGTTTCAACACCCAGGCGGTTTCACCGAAAGGGGCTATGGGTCTGATGCAGCTCATGCCGGGCACCGCTTCCTTATTGGGGGTGCAGGATCCCTTCGACCCAGAACAGAATATTGCCGGGGGGGTGCGCTATCTGAAACTCTGTCTCCAACGTTTCAATAATAACCTCTGCCTGGCCCTGGCGGCCTACAATGCCGGGCCGGAAAACGTCGCCCGGTATCAGGGGTTGCCGCCGTTTGCGGAAACGCAGAATTACGTTGCCAGCATCATGCGCGAATACACCGGGAAGGATGTCCCGGTGCCGGCTACTTTCGGGGCACCCCCGCCTCCCTCAGCACCGTCCCCGCCTCCGGCGGCAGAATTAAAAATCAGGCCCGCCGGATTGCAGCCCCTATATGTCGGCGGCCAGGGACGCCTCTCCATTATCCAGGCCCGGAAGGCCAAGATTATTACAGTCATACCTCAATAA
- a CDS encoding aminoglycoside phosphotransferase family protein: protein MRPDELSDSLPLLAKELARWGGRVNDLLPIAGDGSDRRYFRLRRPQGDIVCLYHPHPPGSQVTENDSFYTIGQHLRRQGAPVPEIYIYCPEEGWFLLEDLGDGNLQQEIQRLGTGPAGLELYRRALHILVQMQVAGALGFKTEWCFDTAFYDAALVRQRECHYFVRAFLQGYCNLPVDLEALAADFDHLLQQALVPEVRFFLHRDFQSRNLMVHQGRLRVIDFQGGRLGPLQYDLAALLLDPYVGLSLPLQEILLAEYLLLLRDRLDFDPDAWRQRYDYLAICRNLQMLGAYGFLSRDKGKVQFERFIPPARASLRRRLEIVGREQFPVLGQLLEIQVKE from the coding sequence ATGAGACCGGATGAATTGTCCGACTCGCTGCCGCTGTTGGCAAAGGAACTCGCGAGGTGGGGAGGGCGGGTGAATGATCTCCTCCCCATTGCCGGGGATGGCTCGGACCGCCGGTATTTTCGGCTGCGGCGGCCTCAGGGCGATATCGTCTGCCTGTATCATCCCCACCCTCCCGGGTCCCAGGTTACGGAGAATGACTCTTTTTATACCATCGGCCAACACCTGCGGCGGCAAGGAGCGCCGGTCCCGGAGATTTACATTTACTGTCCGGAGGAAGGCTGGTTTTTACTGGAAGACCTGGGAGATGGCAATCTGCAGCAAGAAATTCAGCGTTTAGGGACAGGTCCCGCCGGGCTGGAGCTTTATCGCCGGGCGCTGCACATCCTGGTGCAGATGCAGGTCGCCGGGGCGCTTGGCTTTAAAACCGAATGGTGTTTCGATACCGCGTTCTATGATGCCGCCCTCGTGCGGCAGCGGGAGTGCCACTATTTTGTCCGGGCTTTTTTGCAGGGTTATTGTAATCTGCCGGTGGATTTAGAGGCGCTGGCGGCGGATTTTGACCACCTGCTGCAGCAGGCGCTTGTTCCTGAGGTGAGATTTTTCCTGCACCGGGATTTTCAGTCCCGGAATCTGATGGTGCATCAGGGCCGATTGAGGGTGATAGACTTCCAGGGGGGGCGTCTGGGGCCGTTGCAGTATGATCTGGCGGCTCTGCTGCTCGATCCCTACGTGGGTCTGTCTCTGCCCCTCCAGGAGATACTCCTGGCGGAGTACCTGCTGCTTCTGCGGGACCGATTAGATTTCGACCCCGATGCCTGGCGGCAGCGCTATGATTACCTGGCCATCTGTCGCAACTTACAGATGCTGGGGGCTTACGGGTTTTTAAGCCGGGATAAAGGCAAAGTACAGTTCGAGCGTTTTATTCCCCCTGCCCGGGCGAGCCTGCGCCGGCGGCTAGAAATTGTGGGGAGGGAACAGTTTCCGGTTCTGGGGCAACTTTTAGAAATCCAGGTTAAAGAATAG
- a CDS encoding type II secretion system F family protein, whose protein sequence is MAGFLETIVNWLQPAESGFPNLFPVAIFLCILFLMEGLYHSFAGRRSQSEKHIQQRLKFIEGLERNSSAESLIKEGMLAPESRWKRLVAKVGRFFNLDELLLQADISWKASTVLGSSILAGLGAGAYGFLQSGPLGGLGGLFLVGYLLPNVFLHMKKKYRLKKFEKQLPEALGLMARSLKAGHSFPSTMQLVADEMPNPIGIEFFKTFKEFNYGLDMSSALANLQKRIDLQDLKFFVTAINIQRETGGNLVEILEKIASLIRDRFKLVNHIKAITSEGRFSGLILTCLPPGMAIILYFLNKKYMLLLITHPWGKMMVGVALTMQLLGYLMIHKIVNIKV, encoded by the coding sequence ATGGCCGGCTTCCTGGAAACCATTGTTAACTGGCTGCAACCGGCGGAATCGGGTTTTCCCAACCTCTTTCCGGTTGCCATCTTCTTGTGCATCCTTTTTCTCATGGAAGGATTGTATCACTCCTTTGCCGGCAGGCGCAGTCAGAGTGAGAAGCATATTCAGCAACGGCTGAAATTTATTGAAGGGTTGGAAAGAAATTCCTCCGCCGAATCGCTGATCAAAGAGGGAATGTTGGCGCCGGAATCTCGTTGGAAACGTCTGGTCGCCAAAGTGGGCCGGTTTTTCAACCTGGATGAATTGTTATTGCAGGCGGATATCTCCTGGAAGGCGAGCACGGTTTTAGGGTCCAGTATTTTGGCCGGACTCGGGGCGGGTGCATATGGGTTTTTGCAATCCGGACCTTTAGGGGGTCTGGGAGGTCTTTTCCTCGTCGGCTATCTGCTGCCTAATGTTTTCTTGCACATGAAGAAAAAATACCGGCTGAAGAAATTTGAAAAACAACTGCCCGAGGCCTTGGGCCTTATGGCTCGCAGTCTGAAAGCCGGCCATTCCTTTCCCAGCACTATGCAACTGGTGGCGGATGAGATGCCCAATCCCATCGGCATAGAATTTTTCAAGACGTTTAAGGAATTTAATTATGGACTGGACATGAGCAGCGCCCTCGCCAACCTCCAGAAACGCATTGATCTGCAAGACCTGAAATTTTTTGTCACAGCAATCAATATTCAGCGGGAGACCGGGGGAAATTTGGTAGAGATTTTGGAGAAAATTGCTTCTTTGATTCGCGATCGCTTTAAACTAGTTAATCATATTAAAGCAATAACCTCTGAGGGTCGCTTTTCGGGTTTAATTCTCACCTGTCTGCCACCAGGTATGGCCATAATTCTCTACTTCCTCAATAAAAAGTATATGTTGCTTTTAATAACCCATCCCTGGGGAAAGATGATGGTGGGAGTGGCATTAACGATGCAACTTTTGGGATACCTGATGATTCATAAAATCGTAAATATCAAAGTTTAA
- a CDS encoding AAA family ATPase has protein sequence MPPADDFHGNYQEKGTIMAIRFSIYYFNEKIGGYLQKVINASPQGVVVSVAILAPSLTVPEDGEADVWFIEYDDRVEGFDLWIEKMQQRVNHPAIFLYLQEASTEVLLKALRLGVQECFVGQISEPDFHKALHRFNKVRKTLHDGEKTQIISLLGCKGGVGVTFLAVNLAQSFLQDRKEPVLLFDLDMQAADVSALLDIQPRYTILDVIENFDRLDPQYLKDIIHSRDSGLDVLPGPQRLEDSEIVQAPQVDKILQYLRSQNLYRWILLDLGDHLDEITLKGLEASDLVLLITVLTIPALRHTRKILQMLHRLEFGEQKLKPVANCFINGIDIAPSEATKFLGQDFLAVLRSDPKVVIQSINEGRPLVETQPSDRLSLKISRLARMLNGEEKADSRKAGIWQGFKRLLWLRGSA, from the coding sequence GTGCCACCGGCAGATGATTTTCATGGCAATTATCAAGAAAAAGGTACTATCATGGCAATACGTTTTAGCATCTATTATTTCAACGAAAAAATCGGAGGATATCTACAGAAGGTGATCAATGCCTCGCCCCAGGGGGTAGTGGTTTCGGTGGCGATCCTTGCCCCTTCCCTGACCGTTCCGGAGGATGGCGAGGCCGATGTCTGGTTTATCGAATATGACGACCGGGTGGAAGGCTTTGATCTGTGGATTGAAAAAATGCAGCAGCGGGTTAACCATCCGGCAATCTTTCTCTATCTGCAGGAGGCCAGCACTGAGGTTTTGCTTAAGGCCCTGCGCCTGGGGGTTCAGGAGTGTTTTGTCGGCCAGATCAGCGAACCGGATTTTCACAAGGCGCTGCATCGTTTCAATAAGGTTCGAAAAACCTTGCACGACGGCGAAAAAACCCAGATTATCTCGCTGTTGGGGTGTAAGGGGGGCGTGGGCGTCACCTTTCTGGCCGTCAATCTGGCCCAGAGTTTCTTGCAGGACCGCAAGGAACCTGTCCTGCTCTTTGATCTGGATATGCAGGCGGCTGATGTCAGCGCCTTGTTGGATATCCAGCCCCGCTATACCATCCTGGATGTCATTGAGAATTTCGACCGCCTCGACCCGCAGTATTTGAAGGACATCATTCACAGCCGCGACTCCGGTCTGGATGTCCTGCCGGGGCCGCAGCGGTTGGAAGACAGCGAGATAGTACAGGCCCCGCAGGTGGACAAAATCCTGCAATATCTCCGGAGCCAAAACCTCTATCGCTGGATACTGCTGGACCTCGGAGATCATCTGGATGAAATCACCCTGAAGGGCCTGGAGGCCTCGGATCTGGTATTGTTGATTACGGTGCTCACTATTCCGGCCCTCCGCCATACCCGAAAAATCTTGCAGATGTTGCATCGGCTGGAATTCGGGGAGCAGAAGCTTAAGCCGGTGGCAAACTGCTTCATCAATGGAATTGATATAGCCCCATCGGAGGCGACAAAATTTTTGGGGCAGGATTTTCTGGCCGTGCTCCGGTCCGACCCGAAGGTGGTGATTCAGAGTATTAATGAGGGGCGGCCATTGGTCGAGACCCAGCCTTCCGATCGATTAAGCCTGAAGATTAGCAGATTGGCCCGAATGCTCAACGGGGAGGAGAAAGCTGACAGCCGAAAGGCTGGCATATGGCAAGGTTTTAAACGCCTGTTGTGGTTGAGAGGTAGCGCATGA
- a CDS encoding translocation/assembly module TamB domain-containing protein translates to MTEASPRRIRWRRLTGLCLSGLLCTLLLVSWFLTTTSFWEWVGWRLVQAVQDRLNAQVSVGRVSGNLLTGMVFSDISISRPQGDILKAQQLEVRLSLLSLLRLEPVIGILSWRQPVITLTQDDAGHWNVANLLKKRPPPPFAQIHLRAIQVHNGDVQIRQPQRHLRFQDLAVDIDLTVHTPGRPQQALEVHWASLGFTTPPYPRLHLNASLIYAASKVQIKETTLSLNDIEVLNLQGEVKNLTDTPELALNLSTPKLAGSRLNHLWPGWPTGADVSAGLQVKGTMSDLQVDGQGAVQKCRWRLHGHWQRPSNGAPEYEMALNFQELSPTLIQLWSAKQLPLESLTPLNGAIRLTGAGIPGTDAKLAGRLDLEPFSYRQVKFDASSLALRQDDPQRHFLVLKLQGNWGRLESELTGQLFPLHAVKKPLTGELKLTASSFNPALASGGLAPPGMVDAKFTGDFQLPASFDFSQARLAGRLQATGRFKEYAFQELSAGGSWEQGGLRLDLARLVSGGLRAEAQGRLTAASADLRMVLNLEAPGPGYLLPADLKGRLRLNGDVKGPWNSLSYQLAVEGDSVSWGRLRLGSLQGRSAGFWSPSGLTISQFAILALRLESPLGSLARIEATGQTREQNLLFDLKARQNQGTVGSLSGAASWRTETKHLTINTLRLGPAAAQLTMARPATLTLTPDRLELSPLRLQYQDSVLTLGGRAAREDVSLQLQVDKLRLRHLARLWPSASLLHGIVSAQATINGPASSPIMKGSVSLTSGQLAKFRFDSLQTDWLYQDRTLSLRGRWEEKPGKNRLTWQGSVPLGLSLYPWSLQPAESGLNMRAESENLTLSLLSLLIPGVSAADGPLNLQVQASGSVLRPSLRGALHWGPSSLTISHSGAPLALEPGELLLEGDRLLLPKLLFHSGDGQGVVKGNARLDGLLLQGVQTNLQMKDVLIIKKEGSTAVADGQVSLSGSWPAFQSEGRLLVKSGTFRLSFFRSERNKDIVLLPRTCPLPVKGDAAASPTAPSQVEKSFGTHIVIDIPGNLWLRDKDLQTEIQGQIRVIRHPSQPKYLAGSLKARRGGLTISDKVFTLDKATLNFPGEPNKPAILDARATRQIDEVMLSVAASGPVDNLRTRLESSPPLPPRDLLSLLIFDHLADKMTREEYVTVTQKAMGLIGGLTAQRLKALLGGRLPFFGEVTPSTSQEALGLGKKVSKNITISYERKLNPLQGEDVNQIRLDYKIRKYFSAETQLGRKNSGGDLFFNLDF, encoded by the coding sequence AAGATGGCGGCGGCTAACCGGCCTGTGCCTGAGTGGCTTGCTCTGTACCCTCCTCCTGGTCAGTTGGTTTCTGACCACGACATCTTTTTGGGAATGGGTGGGTTGGCGTCTGGTACAGGCGGTGCAGGATCGCCTGAATGCCCAGGTCAGCGTCGGCCGGGTTTCCGGCAATCTGCTCACCGGTATGGTCTTCAGCGATATCTCCATCAGTCGGCCTCAAGGCGATATCCTCAAGGCTCAGCAGTTGGAAGTCAGGTTATCGTTGCTCTCTCTCCTGAGGCTCGAACCGGTAATTGGCATCCTTTCGTGGCGGCAGCCGGTAATTACGCTAACCCAGGATGACGCCGGCCACTGGAATGTAGCTAATCTGCTCAAGAAACGGCCGCCCCCGCCTTTTGCCCAGATCCACCTGCGGGCGATTCAGGTTCATAATGGCGACGTCCAAATACGCCAGCCCCAACGACACCTGAGGTTTCAAGATCTGGCAGTTGATATCGATCTGACGGTGCATACGCCAGGACGGCCGCAACAGGCCCTTGAGGTACACTGGGCATCTCTAGGCTTTACCACCCCTCCCTATCCCCGTTTGCACCTCAATGCCTCCCTGATCTATGCCGCGTCAAAAGTGCAGATCAAAGAGACGACTCTCTCGCTGAATGATATTGAAGTATTGAACCTGCAGGGAGAGGTAAAAAACCTGACGGATACCCCTGAACTTGCCTTGAACTTATCGACTCCCAAGCTTGCTGGCAGCCGGCTCAACCACCTCTGGCCAGGATGGCCGACTGGGGCAGATGTCAGCGCCGGTTTGCAGGTCAAGGGAACCATGTCAGATCTACAGGTCGATGGTCAAGGAGCTGTCCAGAAATGCCGGTGGCGTTTGCATGGACATTGGCAGCGACCATCCAACGGTGCGCCGGAATATGAAATGGCGCTGAATTTCCAAGAACTCAGTCCGACGCTGATACAACTGTGGAGCGCTAAACAACTGCCCTTGGAAAGTCTGACCCCTTTGAACGGGGCCATTCGCCTCACCGGGGCCGGAATTCCGGGAACGGACGCCAAACTGGCCGGCCGTCTTGACCTGGAACCCTTCAGCTACCGTCAGGTCAAATTTGACGCCAGCTCTCTGGCCCTTCGGCAGGATGATCCTCAACGCCACTTCCTGGTCCTGAAGCTGCAAGGCAATTGGGGAAGACTGGAGAGCGAATTAACCGGACAGTTATTCCCCTTGCACGCAGTAAAAAAACCCCTGACGGGTGAACTGAAACTAACTGCCAGCAGTTTTAATCCCGCCCTGGCCTCGGGCGGCCTGGCGCCTCCGGGCATGGTCGACGCCAAATTCACCGGGGACTTTCAATTGCCGGCCTCCTTTGATTTTTCCCAGGCACGGCTGGCGGGCCGGCTTCAGGCCACCGGCAGATTCAAGGAATATGCCTTTCAGGAACTCTCAGCCGGAGGTAGTTGGGAACAGGGCGGATTGCGTCTGGACCTGGCTCGCCTGGTTTCGGGTGGTCTGCGGGCGGAGGCGCAAGGCCGGTTGACTGCTGCGAGCGCCGATCTCAGAATGGTCCTGAATCTGGAGGCGCCAGGACCGGGTTACCTGCTTCCTGCCGATCTGAAGGGGCGTCTGCGTCTGAATGGTGACGTCAAAGGTCCCTGGAATTCTTTATCCTATCAGCTTGCGGTTGAGGGTGATAGTGTCTCCTGGGGACGCCTCAGATTAGGATCGTTGCAGGGAAGATCCGCCGGGTTCTGGTCCCCAAGCGGCCTCACTATTTCTCAGTTCGCTATCCTGGCCCTCCGGTTGGAGTCACCCCTCGGCTCCCTGGCTCGAATTGAGGCCACCGGCCAGACTCGGGAGCAGAATCTGCTTTTCGACCTGAAAGCCCGGCAAAACCAGGGAACTGTCGGTTCTCTGTCCGGCGCGGCCTCATGGAGAACAGAGACAAAGCACCTCACCATCAACACCTTGCGGCTTGGCCCTGCCGCCGCTCAGCTCACGATGGCCCGGCCGGCGACTCTGACCCTGACCCCGGACCGACTTGAGCTCTCCCCTCTGCGGCTGCAGTATCAAGACAGCGTCCTGACGTTGGGCGGCCGTGCTGCCCGCGAGGACGTCTCCCTGCAGCTTCAGGTAGATAAGCTCCGCCTCCGGCACCTGGCCCGGTTATGGCCCAGCGCTTCGCTCCTGCACGGTATCGTTAGCGCCCAGGCCACCATCAACGGCCCCGCCAGTTCGCCGATCATGAAAGGCAGCGTATCCTTGACCTCCGGCCAACTGGCCAAGTTCCGCTTCGACTCCTTGCAGACAGACTGGCTCTATCAAGACCGGACCCTCTCCCTGCGCGGCCGGTGGGAGGAAAAACCCGGCAAAAACCGACTAACCTGGCAGGGTTCCGTCCCCTTAGGTTTATCGCTTTATCCCTGGTCGCTGCAGCCCGCCGAGAGTGGCCTGAATATGCGGGCCGAAAGTGAAAATCTCACCCTTTCCCTCCTGTCTCTCCTTATCCCGGGTGTGTCTGCCGCCGACGGTCCCCTTAACCTCCAGGTTCAGGCCAGCGGCAGTGTGCTACGCCCCTCACTCAGAGGCGCCTTACACTGGGGCCCGAGCTCTCTCACTATCAGTCACTCGGGGGCGCCGCTGGCCCTCGAGCCCGGCGAACTCCTCCTGGAAGGAGACCGACTTCTGTTGCCCAAGCTGCTGTTCCACAGCGGCGATGGCCAGGGGGTGGTTAAGGGCAACGCCCGTCTGGATGGTCTGCTGCTCCAAGGAGTTCAGACTAACCTCCAGATGAAAGACGTATTAATTATCAAGAAGGAAGGGTCCACGGCCGTGGCCGACGGTCAGGTCTCCTTGAGCGGTTCCTGGCCGGCGTTCCAGTCCGAAGGCCGTTTACTGGTCAAAAGCGGGACGTTTCGCCTGTCCTTTTTCCGGTCCGAAAGAAATAAAGATATTGTTCTCCTACCACGAACCTGCCCACTGCCGGTCAAAGGCGATGCGGCCGCTTCGCCAACCGCCCCTAGCCAGGTCGAAAAAAGCTTTGGAACTCATATCGTTATTGACATTCCCGGGAACCTCTGGCTGCGTGATAAGGACTTGCAGACCGAGATTCAGGGGCAGATTCGGGTTATCCGGCACCCCTCGCAGCCCAAGTATCTGGCCGGGAGTCTCAAAGCCCGGCGCGGCGGCCTCACCATTAGCGATAAAGTCTTTACTCTCGATAAGGCAACGCTGAATTTTCCTGGAGAACCGAACAAACCCGCTATTCTGGATGCTCGGGCCACCCGGCAGATCGATGAAGTGATGCTGTCGGTGGCCGCTTCCGGGCCGGTGGACAACCTCCGCACCCGGCTGGAAAGCTCCCCTCCCCTTCCACCCCGGGACCTGCTTTCCCTGCTGATTTTCGATCATCTGGCCGATAAGATGACTCGGGAGGAATACGTCACCGTCACCCAGAAGGCTATGGGTCTGATCGGCGGACTCACAGCCCAGAGATTAAAAGCCCTCCTGGGCGGCAGACTGCCGTTCTTTGGGGAAGTTACACCCTCAACCAGTCAGGAAGCACTGGGATTGGGAAAAAAGGTCAGTAAAAACATCACCATCAGCTATGAGCGAAAACTCAACCCCCTACAGGGGGAAGATGTCAACCAGATCCGCCTGGACTATAAAATCCGAAAGTACTTCAGCGCCGAGACGCAACTGGGACGGAAAAACTCCGGCGGCGATCTATTCTTTAACCTGGATTTCTAA